The following proteins are encoded in a genomic region of Nicotiana sylvestris chromosome 4, ASM39365v2, whole genome shotgun sequence:
- the LOC138889972 gene encoding uncharacterized protein: MANMVGQVLESHKITFYEDELPPEGLNHNKALHIIVQCEDHFITRVLINGGSSLNICPLVTLRTLGKSLHEIKDGAINVKTFDGSQSITVTYLDEPTIVTCDKATQQMDMNSEEDDIPEKPACCTHVEEEANGKRWFHDIKEYLTKGEYPELANPTQKCTLQRLSNNFFHSGGILYKRTPDLGLLSDLMKAMCETFKIKHKNSTAYSPQMNRAVEAANKNIKMILRKMIEKHKQWHEKLSFALLGYCTTVHTSTGATPYMLVYGTEVVIPTEVEIPSLRIIHEAKLDNAEWVESRYEQLALTDGKRMNAVFRGQLYHNRMSRAFNKRVKPR; encoded by the exons atggcaaacatggttgggcaagtattggagagtcacaaaatcactttctaCGAAGATGAGCTTCCACCTGAAGGGCTAAaccacaacaaggccttgcacatcattgtgcagtgcgaagatcatttcatcaccagaGTCCTGATTaacggagggtccagcctcaatatttgtccactggTGACTCTTAGAACactgggaaagagcctgcatgagatcaaggatggagccatcaatgtcaaaacttttgatggatcccaaag CATTACtgttacttatcttgatgaaccgacgattgtgacgtgCGACAAGgcaacgcaacaaatggatatgaactcagaagaagatgatataccagaaaag ccagcttgttgcactcatgtagaagaagaagcaaacggaAAAcgttggtttcatgatatcaaggaatatttaacGAAAGGCgaatatccagaactcgcaaatcctactcagaaatgcacacttcagagattatctaacaacttctttcatagcggaggaatcctgtataagaggactcctgatttgggattattgag cgacctgatgaaagccatgtgtgaaaccttcaagatcaaacacaagaactctacagcttACAGTCCTCAGATGAAcagagctgtagaagccgccaataagaatatcaagatgatactaaggaagatgatagaaaagcataaacaatggcatgagaagttatcatttgccttgTTAGGATACTgcaccacagtccacacatcaaccggggcaactccctatatgttggtttatggtacagaagtagtcattcccaccgaggtagaaattccctccttaagaatcatacatgAAGCCAAACTTGACAATGCAGAATGGGTAGAGAGTCgctacgagcagctagctcttacagacggaaagagaatgaatgcagttttccgCGGTCAGCTctatcataacagaatgtccagagccttcaacaaaagagtcaagccgagatag